A stretch of Deinococcus gobiensis I-0 DNA encodes these proteins:
- a CDS encoding fimbrial biogenesis chaperone — protein MPMRSRTVLLAALLATAGSVHAARFVLSPVLLSLDPAQALTTSTTVTNTDSAPAEFTAEVLAWTQQGGQDVLEPTRDALVSPARFTVAPGRSQVVRVALRRAPTNASATYRLVLRQNVQPAPSAGGAVTITPRYVFSLPVFAERAAARPNIAVRAVRQDGGTALVFRNTGDGYGVFRKLQVRAGSRTVEAGNQYVLSGAVMTLKLPSELGSAVTFDLSAEDADQRPVRLTVDVQP, from the coding sequence ATGCCCATGCGTTCCCGTACAGTCCTGCTCGCGGCCCTGCTGGCCACCGCCGGTTCGGTCCATGCCGCCCGGTTCGTCCTCAGCCCCGTGCTGCTGTCTCTCGATCCAGCCCAGGCCCTGACCACGTCCACCACCGTCACCAATACCGACAGCGCGCCCGCCGAGTTCACGGCCGAGGTACTCGCCTGGACCCAGCAGGGCGGGCAGGACGTGCTGGAACCGACGCGGGACGCCCTCGTCAGTCCCGCCCGCTTCACCGTCGCGCCCGGACGCAGCCAGGTCGTGCGGGTCGCCCTGCGCCGCGCCCCGACGAACGCCTCGGCCACTTATCGCCTGGTGCTGCGCCAGAACGTGCAGCCGGCTCCTTCGGCGGGCGGCGCGGTGACCATCACCCCCCGGTACGTGTTCAGCCTGCCGGTCTTTGCCGAACGCGCTGCCGCGCGGCCCAATATCGCCGTGAGGGCTGTACGGCAGGACGGGGGAACAGCCCTGGTGTTCCGCAATACGGGCGACGGCTACGGGGTCTTCCGCAAGTTGCAGGTCCGTGCGGGCAGCCGCACGGTCGAGGCCGGCAACCAGTACGTCCTGAGCGGCGCCGTGATGACCCTCAAGCTTCCGTCGGAGTTGGGCAGCGCGGTGACCTTCGACCTCAGTGCCGAGGACGCCGACCAGCGACCGGTGCGGCTGACCGTCGATGTCCAACCCTGA
- a CDS encoding DUF4926 domain-containing protein, with amino-acid sequence MELLDTVRLNQDLPNKGLRAGAVGVIVEVYTSPDYAYEVEFVNDDGSTNVMLPLRQEQLDPM; translated from the coding sequence ATGGAACTGCTTGACACCGTACGTCTGAATCAGGACCTCCCAAATAAGGGACTTCGGGCGGGTGCTGTAGGCGTCATTGTCGAGGTCTACACGTCTCCTGACTATGCGTACGAAGTCGAATTTGTCAACGACGATGGCAGTACGAACGTAATGCTGCCACTGAGGCAGGAGCAGCTTGACCCTATGTGA
- a CDS encoding DUF7674 family protein codes for MFDSNHAIQVLIENYPDFEELTDHFYDQEEVLLCVEMYHFAEYIWSLSESDINFEFNKLHSVLDGLILSGDSKVKMPSHSVFVEHLDTLDNQAKNPDLTKKWIIEMPDILCKYHSSWGRKSTEVGRNI; via the coding sequence ATGTTTGATTCCAACCATGCTATACAAGTATTGATCGAAAACTACCCAGATTTTGAAGAGCTTACTGATCATTTCTATGACCAAGAAGAAGTACTACTTTGTGTGGAAATGTATCACTTTGCTGAGTATATATGGAGTTTGTCCGAATCTGATATAAACTTTGAATTTAATAAACTCCATAGTGTATTAGATGGCCTAATTCTAAGTGGAGACAGTAAGGTAAAAATGCCATCACACTCTGTTTTTGTCGAGCATTTAGATACACTGGATAACCAGGCGAAAAATCCAGATCTCACGAAAAAGTGGATTATAGAGATGCCAGATATTCTCTGCAAATACCATTCTTCTTGGGGAAGAAAGTCAACCGAAGTGGGACGAAATATCTAA
- a CDS encoding IS5 family transposase: protein MTRRAYSSDLTDEEWTVLEPFLPRPEHPGRPRIWSLRDILDGIFYILRGGNAWRLMPHDLPPWQTVYGYHRNWRISGFWERLHTLLREQVRTQAGRDPTPSAAIIDSQSVRTTEAGGPRGYDGGKKISGRKRHLLVDTLGLVMGVVVHEADIQDRAGAVHLFEKVRNVFPRMQHVWADAGYSGKLIPAVKQVVGWTLEVVKHPWAGNGWTWARKDRPLPPSEIPEGFVVLKRRWVVERTFAWLGKSRRMSRDFEALPETSENLVYEVMIRLMVRRLAAA, encoded by the coding sequence ATGACGCGCCGAGCCTATAGCAGCGACCTGACCGATGAGGAATGGACTGTCCTGGAGCCTTTTCTCCCACGTCCGGAGCACCCGGGACGACCTCGCATCTGGTCCTTACGAGACATCCTTGACGGTATTTTCTACATCCTGCGTGGCGGCAACGCCTGGCGGTTGATGCCGCACGACCTCCCACCTTGGCAGACCGTATACGGGTATCACCGTAACTGGCGCATCAGCGGCTTCTGGGAGCGGTTGCATACCCTCCTGCGCGAGCAGGTTCGGACCCAAGCGGGCCGCGATCCGACGCCTAGTGCCGCGATTATTGACAGTCAATCGGTACGGACCACCGAGGCCGGTGGTCCACGCGGCTACGACGGAGGGAAGAAAATTAGCGGGCGTAAGCGGCATCTGTTGGTCGACACGCTTGGTTTGGTGATGGGAGTGGTGGTACACGAAGCGGATATCCAGGACCGCGCGGGCGCGGTCCACCTGTTTGAGAAGGTGCGCAACGTGTTTCCTCGCATGCAGCACGTCTGGGCCGACGCCGGGTATTCTGGAAAACTGATTCCAGCAGTCAAGCAGGTAGTGGGCTGGACGCTGGAGGTCGTCAAGCATCCCTGGGCAGGCAACGGCTGGACCTGGGCGCGGAAGGATCGCCCCCTCCCGCCCAGTGAGATCCCGGAGGGCTTTGTGGTCCTGAAGCGACGTTGGGTGGTGGAGCGGACCTTCGCTTGGCTGGGCAAGTCAAGGCGGATGAGCCGGGATTTCGAAGCCTTGCCAGAAACCTCCGAGAACCTCGTCTACGAAGTCATGATCCGCTTGATGGTCCGTCGGCTGGCTGCCGCCTGA